From a region of the Vidua macroura isolate BioBank_ID:100142 chromosome 25, ASM2450914v1, whole genome shotgun sequence genome:
- the ZMYM4 gene encoding zinc finger MYM-type protein 4 isoform X1, with the protein MSEDADHNLTPALDSLSYGVPNRAGPENSLQGDDHDYFLNSGDLAGIPVVGSDNEDDQNFTPKDTLSAAIHDEDHLEEGKRVPDHELDSEKEIQVQNAIQKDLTSPFEQGPVFKSLRKDFSITRDNGKETFSAKDKNREGHFQEREKRLEKIPKDMDSRLKSSFLDKAVHNQVEETLRTQLAPQTPETNFRESSYLFSSKESIGQELGNSFAPNIRIKKEPLDDEYAKAMAPQQGLLDKIKDEPGNSEEYGQQPKSQEGELKISAVFSVSGNPLVPQLSSGFQPAVASSGMSKMLPSVPSTAVRVSCSGCKKILQKGQTAYQRKGSTQLFCSTLCLTGYTIPASRPPASTKKTCSSCSKEILNPKDVITAQFDNTDSSKDFCSQSCLSTYELKRKPIVTIHTNSISSKCSMCQKNAVIRHEVNYQNVVHKLCSDACFSQFRSANNLTMNCCEYCGGYCYSGSGQCHILQIEGQSKKFCSSICMTGYKQKSAKITPCTLCKSLRSSAEMVEGANNLGKMELFCSVNCLSAYRVKMVTSSGVQVQCNSCKTSANPQYHLAMSDGSIRNFCSYNCVVAFQNLFNKPAGLNSSVVPLSQGQVIVSISSGTVVSATGTTSTVSPSSTSTPAAAGLQRLAAQCQQVTFTRSVVKIKCQHCNRSFATKPELLDYKGKMFQFCGKTCCDEYKKKGNMTALCEYCRFEKIIKETVRVSGIERTFCSEVCKLLYKHDLSKRWGNHCKMCSYCLQTSPKLVQSHFGGKTEEFCSEECMSKFTVLFYQMAKCDGCKRQGKLSESIKWQGEMKHFCNLLCILLFCKQQGAPDPPLPNNTGAVPTVTAKTIGDASTQTDALKLPSSKPPRLLKNKALLCKPITQTKATSCKPHTQNKECQTEEEAPAQPQIIVVPVPVPVFVPVPLHLYTQYTPVPLGMPVPVPVPMLIPTTPDNADKIIENIQENKEKISINPFEADLLQMAEMIAEDAEREKTHSHGGSQTSEHELFLDPKIFEKDQGSTYSGDLESEAVSTPHSWEEELNHYALRSNALPEPDPELKQFSKTDVEQDLEADFPSDSFDPLSKGPGLHSRSRARRRHRDGFPQPKRRGRKKSVVAVEPRSLMQGSYPGCSVSGMTLKYMYGVNAWKNWVQWKNAQEEQGDLKFSVHPVKLKEDILSCTFAELSFGLCQFIQEVRRPNGEKYDPDSILYLCLGIQQYLFENGRIDNIFTEPYSRFMIELTKLLKIWEPTILPNGYMFSRIEEEHLWECKQLGAYSPIVLLNTLLFFNTKYFQLKNVSEHLKLSFAHVMRRTRTLKYNTKMTYLRFFPPFQKQEVESDKLSVGKRKRSEDEEVPTAVEMAENTDNPLRCPVRLYEFYLSKCSESVKQRSDVFYLQPERSCVPNSPIWYSTLPIDPGTLDIMLTRILMVREVHEELAKVKSEDSDIELSD; encoded by the exons ATGTCTGAGGACGCTGACCACAACTTAACACCGGCCCTCGACAGCTTGTCTTATGGAGTACCGAATCGAGCAGGACCTGAGAATTCACTGCAGGGTGATGATCATGATTATTTTCTGAACTCTGGGGATCTTGCAGGCATACCTGTTGTTGGGAGTGACAACGAAGATGATCAGAATTTCACTCCAAAAGACACTCTTTCTGCAGCAATTCATGATGAAGATCATCTGGAAGAGGGCAAGAGAGTTCCAGATCATGAACTggacagtgaaaaagaaattcaggttCAGAATGCAATCCAGAAGGATCTCACTTCCCCCTTTGAGCAGGGCCCTGTATTTAAATCACTTCGAAAAGATTTTAGCATAACACGAGATAATGGCAAAGAGACTTTTTCAGCAAAGGACAAGAATAGAGAAGGACATTTTCAAGAACGTGAAAAACGCTTGGAAAAAATCCCTAAAGATATGGATTCTAGattgaaaagcagttttcttgACAAAGCAG TTCATAATCAAGTAGAAGAAACATTACGGACGCAGTTAGCGCCACAAACTCCAGAAACTAACTTCAGG GAGTCTAGCTACCTATTTTCTAGTAAGGAATCTATTGGACAAGAGCTGGGGAATTCCTTTGCACCAAATATTAGAATTAAGAAGGAGCCTTTGGATGACGAATATGCTAAAGCTATGGCCCCACAGCAGGGACTATTAGACAAAATTAAAGATGAACCTGGTAATTCTGAG GAGTACGGCCAGCAGCCAAAATCTCAGGAAGGGGAGCTGAAAATCAGTGCTGTATTTTCAGTCAGTGGCAATCCTCTTG ttccaCAGCTGTCATCAGGTTTCCAGCCTGCTGTGGCATCCTCTGGCATGAGTAAAATGCTACCCTCAGTTCCAAGCACAGCTGTTCGGGTTTCCTGTTCTGGCTgtaaaaaaatcctgcagaagGGGCAAACTGCCTACCAGAGGAAAGGCTCAACCCAGCTCTTCTGCTCCACACTGTGCCTCACTGGATACACCATTCCAGCTTCTCGCCCACCAGCTTCTACCAAGAAAACCTGCTCAAGCTGCTCAAA AGAAATTCTAAACCCAAAGGACGTAATCACTGCCCAGTTTGACAACACAGACTCCAGTAAGGATTTCTGCAGCCAGTCTTGTCTGTCCACATATGAACTGAAAAGGAAGCCCATTGTCACTATCCACACCAACAGCATTTCCAGCAAGTGCAGCATGTGCCAGAAGAATGCAGTg aTCAGGCACGAGGTGAATTACCAGAACGTGGTGCACAAGCTCTGCAGCGACGCCTGTTTCTCCCAGTTCCGCTCGGCCAACAACCTGACCATGAACTGCTGTGAATACTGTGGAGGATACTGCTACAGTGGCTCTGGCCAGTGTCACATCCTGCAGATAGAGGGACAGTCCAAAAAATTCTGCAGTTCCATATGTATGACAGGTTACAAGCAG AAGTCAGCTAAAATTACACCCTGCACACTGTGTAAATCTCTGAGATCTTCAGCTGAGATGGTGGAGGGCGCAAATAACTTGGGGAAGATGGAACTGTTTTGTTCTGTTAACTGTTTGTCAGCCTACAGAGTAAAAATGGTCACTTCTTCAG GTGTTCAAGTTCAGTGCAACAGCTGTAAAACCTCAGCAAACCCTCAGTATCACTTGGCTATGTCAGATGGGAGCATACGCAATTTTTGCAGCTACAATTGTGTAGTAGCTTTTCAG AATCTGTTCAACAAGCCTGCAGGACTGAACTCCTCAGTGGTGCCCCTGTCTCAGGGCCAGGTCATTGTGAGCATCTCCTCGGGGACAGTGGTCTCAGCCACTGGCACCACCTCCACTGTGTCCCCCAGCTCCACGAGcaccccagctgcagcagggctccagAGGTTGgctgcccagtgccagcaggtcaCCTTTACCCGCTCTGTTGTGAAAATCAAGTGTCAGCACTGTAACAGATCATTTGCCACCAAACCAGAACTGCTTGATTACAAG GGTAAAATGTTCCAGTTCTGTGGGAAGACCTGCTGTGATGAGTATAAGAAGAAGGGCAATATGACAGCTTTGTGTGAATACTGCAGGTTTGAGAAAATTATCAAGGAGACAGTGAGAGTCTCAGGCATAGAGAGAACATTCTGTAGTGAAG tttgtAAACTGCTCTATAAACACGACTTGTCTAAGCGCTGGGGAAACCACTGTAAAATGTGCAGTTACTGTTTACAGACTTCCCCCAAACTGGTCCAGAGTCACTTTGGGGGGAAAACAGAGGAATTTTGCTCAGAGGAGTGCATGTCTAAATTCACGGTTTTGTTTTACCAG ATGGCAAAGTGTGATGGTTGTAAGAGACAAGGTAAACTCAGCGAGTCCATAAAATGGCAAGGGGAGATGAAGCATTTTTGCAATCTGCTTTGTATTCTGTTGTTCTGTAAACAGCAAGGTGCTCCTGACCCTCCACTCCCAAACAACACAG gtGCAGTCCCTACTGTGACAGCAAAAACAATAGGAGAT GCAAGTACCCAGACAGATGCCCTAAAGCTCCCATCATCAAAACCACCCAGgcttctgaaaaacaaagctttATTGTGTAAGCCAATCACCCAGACTAAGGCCACCTCCTGCAAACCtcacacacaaaacaaagaatGCCAGACAG AAGAAGAAGCACCTGCTCAACCCCAGATCATTGTGGTTCCTGTTCCTGTACCAGTGTTTGTGCCAGTGCCCCTCCACCTCTACACCCAGTACACACCAGTTCCCCTGGGAATGCCAGTACCT GTACCAGTTCCCATGCTCATCCCAACTACCCCGGATAATGCTGATAAGATCATtgaaaatattcaggaaaacaaggaaaagattTCCATTAATCCATTTGAAGCTGATCTCCTTCAGATGGCAGAAATGATTGCAGAagatgcagagagagaaaaaacacactCTCATGGTG GATCTCAAACATCCGAGCACGAGCTCTTCCTGGACCCCAAGATATTTGAGAAAG ACCAGGGCAGCACGTACAGTGGAGATCTGGAATCAGAAGCAGTGTCCACTCCAcacagctgggaggaggagTTGAATCACTACGCCTTACGATCCAATGCCCTGCCAGAACCTGATCCAGAACTCAAGCAGTTCTCCAAAACTGATGTGGAACAGGACTTGGAGGCAGATTTCCCATCAG ACTCATTTGACCCTCTCAGTAAAGGACCGGGTTTACATTCACGTTCACGGGCAAGACGGAGACACAGGGATGGCTTCCCACAGCCAAAAAGAAGG GGACGGAAGAAGTCTGTAGTTGCTGTGGAGCCCCGGAGTCTGATGCAGGGCTCCTACCCCGGCTGCTCTGTTTCTGGGATGACCCTCAAATACATGTATGGGGTAAATGCCTGGAAAAACTGGGTCCAATGGAAAAATGCACAGGAGGAACAAGGGGACCTGAAGTTTTCAG TTCATCCTGTGAAGCTCAAGGAGGACATTCTCTCATGCACATTTGCTGAGCTGAGTTTTGGCTTGTGCCAGTTTATTCAAGAGGTGCGGAGACCAAACGGAGAAAAATACGACCCTGACAGCATCTTATACTTGTGCCTTGGAATTCAGCAG TACCTGTTTGAGAATGGTAGAATAGATAACATTTTCACCGAGCCCTATTCCAGGTTTATGATTGAACTTACAAAACTTTTGAAAATCTGGGAACCTACAATTCTTCCAAATG GTTATATGTTCTCAAGAATTGAAGAGGAACACTTGTGGGAATGTAAGCAGCTGGGTGCATATTCCCCCATCGTTTTGTTGAACACCCTTTTGTTCTTCAACACCAAATACTTCCAACTAAAGAATGTCAGTGAGCACCTGAAACTGTCCTTTGCCCATGTTATGAGGCGCACCCGAACTCTGAAGTATAATACTAAGATGACATATTTACGTTTTTTCCCACCCTTTCAAAAACAAGAGGTAGAATCAG ATAAATTATCAGTAGGCAAAAGGAAACGCAGTGAAGATGAGGAGGTTCCAACAGCAGTGGAAATGGCTGAAAACACAGATAATCCCCTCCGGTGTCCAGTCCGACTTTATGAATTTTACTTATCAAAATG
- the ZMYM4 gene encoding zinc finger MYM-type protein 4 isoform X2 — translation MSEDADHNLTPALDSLSYGVPNRAGPENSLQVHNQVEETLRTQLAPQTPETNFRESSYLFSSKESIGQELGNSFAPNIRIKKEPLDDEYAKAMAPQQGLLDKIKDEPGNSEEYGQQPKSQEGELKISAVFSVSGNPLVPQLSSGFQPAVASSGMSKMLPSVPSTAVRVSCSGCKKILQKGQTAYQRKGSTQLFCSTLCLTGYTIPASRPPASTKKTCSSCSKEILNPKDVITAQFDNTDSSKDFCSQSCLSTYELKRKPIVTIHTNSISSKCSMCQKNAVIRHEVNYQNVVHKLCSDACFSQFRSANNLTMNCCEYCGGYCYSGSGQCHILQIEGQSKKFCSSICMTGYKQKSAKITPCTLCKSLRSSAEMVEGANNLGKMELFCSVNCLSAYRVKMVTSSGVQVQCNSCKTSANPQYHLAMSDGSIRNFCSYNCVVAFQNLFNKPAGLNSSVVPLSQGQVIVSISSGTVVSATGTTSTVSPSSTSTPAAAGLQRLAAQCQQVTFTRSVVKIKCQHCNRSFATKPELLDYKGKMFQFCGKTCCDEYKKKGNMTALCEYCRFEKIIKETVRVSGIERTFCSEVCKLLYKHDLSKRWGNHCKMCSYCLQTSPKLVQSHFGGKTEEFCSEECMSKFTVLFYQMAKCDGCKRQGKLSESIKWQGEMKHFCNLLCILLFCKQQGAPDPPLPNNTANLSMAPASSSGPPSLRKDSTPVIANVVSLASTPAAQPTVNSNNVLQGAVPTVTAKTIGDASTQTDALKLPSSKPPRLLKNKALLCKPITQTKATSCKPHTQNKECQTEEEAPAQPQIIVVPVPVPVFVPVPLHLYTQYTPVPLGMPVPVPVPMLIPTTPDNADKIIENIQENKEKISINPFEADLLQMAEMIAEDAEREKTHSHGGSQTSEHELFLDPKIFEKDQGSTYSGDLESEAVSTPHSWEEELNHYALRSNALPEPDPELKQFSKTDVEQDLEADFPSDSFDPLSKGPGLHSRSRARRRHRDGFPQPKRRGRKKSVVAVEPRSLMQGSYPGCSVSGMTLKYMYGVNAWKNWVQWKNAQEEQGDLKFSVHPVKLKEDILSCTFAELSFGLCQFIQEVRRPNGEKYDPDSILYLCLGIQQYLFENGRIDNIFTEPYSRFMIELTKLLKIWEPTILPNGYMFSRIEEEHLWECKQLGAYSPIVLLNTLLFFNTKYFQLKNVSEHLKLSFAHVMRRTRTLKYNTKMTYLRFFPPFQKQEVESDKLSVGKRKRSEDEEVPTAVEMAENTDNPLRCPVRLYEFYLSKCSESVKQRSDVFYLQPERSCVPNSPIWYSTLPIDPGTLDIMLTRILMVREVHEELAKVKSEDSDIELSD, via the exons ATGTCTGAGGACGCTGACCACAACTTAACACCGGCCCTCGACAGCTTGTCTTATGGAGTACCGAATCGAGCAGGACCTGAGAATTCACTGCAGG TTCATAATCAAGTAGAAGAAACATTACGGACGCAGTTAGCGCCACAAACTCCAGAAACTAACTTCAGG GAGTCTAGCTACCTATTTTCTAGTAAGGAATCTATTGGACAAGAGCTGGGGAATTCCTTTGCACCAAATATTAGAATTAAGAAGGAGCCTTTGGATGACGAATATGCTAAAGCTATGGCCCCACAGCAGGGACTATTAGACAAAATTAAAGATGAACCTGGTAATTCTGAG GAGTACGGCCAGCAGCCAAAATCTCAGGAAGGGGAGCTGAAAATCAGTGCTGTATTTTCAGTCAGTGGCAATCCTCTTG ttccaCAGCTGTCATCAGGTTTCCAGCCTGCTGTGGCATCCTCTGGCATGAGTAAAATGCTACCCTCAGTTCCAAGCACAGCTGTTCGGGTTTCCTGTTCTGGCTgtaaaaaaatcctgcagaagGGGCAAACTGCCTACCAGAGGAAAGGCTCAACCCAGCTCTTCTGCTCCACACTGTGCCTCACTGGATACACCATTCCAGCTTCTCGCCCACCAGCTTCTACCAAGAAAACCTGCTCAAGCTGCTCAAA AGAAATTCTAAACCCAAAGGACGTAATCACTGCCCAGTTTGACAACACAGACTCCAGTAAGGATTTCTGCAGCCAGTCTTGTCTGTCCACATATGAACTGAAAAGGAAGCCCATTGTCACTATCCACACCAACAGCATTTCCAGCAAGTGCAGCATGTGCCAGAAGAATGCAGTg aTCAGGCACGAGGTGAATTACCAGAACGTGGTGCACAAGCTCTGCAGCGACGCCTGTTTCTCCCAGTTCCGCTCGGCCAACAACCTGACCATGAACTGCTGTGAATACTGTGGAGGATACTGCTACAGTGGCTCTGGCCAGTGTCACATCCTGCAGATAGAGGGACAGTCCAAAAAATTCTGCAGTTCCATATGTATGACAGGTTACAAGCAG AAGTCAGCTAAAATTACACCCTGCACACTGTGTAAATCTCTGAGATCTTCAGCTGAGATGGTGGAGGGCGCAAATAACTTGGGGAAGATGGAACTGTTTTGTTCTGTTAACTGTTTGTCAGCCTACAGAGTAAAAATGGTCACTTCTTCAG GTGTTCAAGTTCAGTGCAACAGCTGTAAAACCTCAGCAAACCCTCAGTATCACTTGGCTATGTCAGATGGGAGCATACGCAATTTTTGCAGCTACAATTGTGTAGTAGCTTTTCAG AATCTGTTCAACAAGCCTGCAGGACTGAACTCCTCAGTGGTGCCCCTGTCTCAGGGCCAGGTCATTGTGAGCATCTCCTCGGGGACAGTGGTCTCAGCCACTGGCACCACCTCCACTGTGTCCCCCAGCTCCACGAGcaccccagctgcagcagggctccagAGGTTGgctgcccagtgccagcaggtcaCCTTTACCCGCTCTGTTGTGAAAATCAAGTGTCAGCACTGTAACAGATCATTTGCCACCAAACCAGAACTGCTTGATTACAAG GGTAAAATGTTCCAGTTCTGTGGGAAGACCTGCTGTGATGAGTATAAGAAGAAGGGCAATATGACAGCTTTGTGTGAATACTGCAGGTTTGAGAAAATTATCAAGGAGACAGTGAGAGTCTCAGGCATAGAGAGAACATTCTGTAGTGAAG tttgtAAACTGCTCTATAAACACGACTTGTCTAAGCGCTGGGGAAACCACTGTAAAATGTGCAGTTACTGTTTACAGACTTCCCCCAAACTGGTCCAGAGTCACTTTGGGGGGAAAACAGAGGAATTTTGCTCAGAGGAGTGCATGTCTAAATTCACGGTTTTGTTTTACCAG ATGGCAAAGTGTGATGGTTGTAAGAGACAAGGTAAACTCAGCGAGTCCATAAAATGGCAAGGGGAGATGAAGCATTTTTGCAATCTGCTTTGTATTCTGTTGTTCTGTAAACAGCAAGGTGCTCCTGACCCTCCACTCCCAAACAACACAG CAAACCTTTCCATGGCACCAGCCTCCTCCTCAGGCCCTCCTTCTTTAAGAAAGGACTCAACCCCTGTCATAGCAAACGTGGTGTCCCTTGCAAGCACCCCAGCTGCCCAGCCTACTGTTAACTCCAACAATGTTTTACAGG gtGCAGTCCCTACTGTGACAGCAAAAACAATAGGAGAT GCAAGTACCCAGACAGATGCCCTAAAGCTCCCATCATCAAAACCACCCAGgcttctgaaaaacaaagctttATTGTGTAAGCCAATCACCCAGACTAAGGCCACCTCCTGCAAACCtcacacacaaaacaaagaatGCCAGACAG AAGAAGAAGCACCTGCTCAACCCCAGATCATTGTGGTTCCTGTTCCTGTACCAGTGTTTGTGCCAGTGCCCCTCCACCTCTACACCCAGTACACACCAGTTCCCCTGGGAATGCCAGTACCT GTACCAGTTCCCATGCTCATCCCAACTACCCCGGATAATGCTGATAAGATCATtgaaaatattcaggaaaacaaggaaaagattTCCATTAATCCATTTGAAGCTGATCTCCTTCAGATGGCAGAAATGATTGCAGAagatgcagagagagaaaaaacacactCTCATGGTG GATCTCAAACATCCGAGCACGAGCTCTTCCTGGACCCCAAGATATTTGAGAAAG ACCAGGGCAGCACGTACAGTGGAGATCTGGAATCAGAAGCAGTGTCCACTCCAcacagctgggaggaggagTTGAATCACTACGCCTTACGATCCAATGCCCTGCCAGAACCTGATCCAGAACTCAAGCAGTTCTCCAAAACTGATGTGGAACAGGACTTGGAGGCAGATTTCCCATCAG ACTCATTTGACCCTCTCAGTAAAGGACCGGGTTTACATTCACGTTCACGGGCAAGACGGAGACACAGGGATGGCTTCCCACAGCCAAAAAGAAGG GGACGGAAGAAGTCTGTAGTTGCTGTGGAGCCCCGGAGTCTGATGCAGGGCTCCTACCCCGGCTGCTCTGTTTCTGGGATGACCCTCAAATACATGTATGGGGTAAATGCCTGGAAAAACTGGGTCCAATGGAAAAATGCACAGGAGGAACAAGGGGACCTGAAGTTTTCAG TTCATCCTGTGAAGCTCAAGGAGGACATTCTCTCATGCACATTTGCTGAGCTGAGTTTTGGCTTGTGCCAGTTTATTCAAGAGGTGCGGAGACCAAACGGAGAAAAATACGACCCTGACAGCATCTTATACTTGTGCCTTGGAATTCAGCAG TACCTGTTTGAGAATGGTAGAATAGATAACATTTTCACCGAGCCCTATTCCAGGTTTATGATTGAACTTACAAAACTTTTGAAAATCTGGGAACCTACAATTCTTCCAAATG GTTATATGTTCTCAAGAATTGAAGAGGAACACTTGTGGGAATGTAAGCAGCTGGGTGCATATTCCCCCATCGTTTTGTTGAACACCCTTTTGTTCTTCAACACCAAATACTTCCAACTAAAGAATGTCAGTGAGCACCTGAAACTGTCCTTTGCCCATGTTATGAGGCGCACCCGAACTCTGAAGTATAATACTAAGATGACATATTTACGTTTTTTCCCACCCTTTCAAAAACAAGAGGTAGAATCAG ATAAATTATCAGTAGGCAAAAGGAAACGCAGTGAAGATGAGGAGGTTCCAACAGCAGTGGAAATGGCTGAAAACACAGATAATCCCCTCCGGTGTCCAGTCCGACTTTATGAATTTTACTTATCAAAATG